In Tolumonas lignilytica, the DNA window TGAAACTGCCACCTTTCAGTGCGAGTAAAACACCGCCGGTTGTCATATAAGGGATATATTCGATCTGTTTCGCTCGCTCAGGTGTGACGTAAAGGGTGGATGCAATCACGTCAAACTGCTTCAGGTTGACGCCCATGATCAAGTTGGCAAAACGTGTATCCATGAAGGTTGGTGTTGCTGACATCTCTTTTGTAATCAAACGCATAAACTCAGCATCAAAACCTGCCGCGTCTTTACCGTCTAAGTAGTTATAGGGTGGGTAAGTTAAATCTGTGCCGATTTTTAGCGTTTCAGTGGCAGACGCTGATTGACTCATTAGTGCAACAAAACCGATCGCAGCAAGGCTGGTGATTGAGTGTTTCATTAAACGCATTCCTTTCATAATATGACTCCCTTCGATGAATGAGATTGTTCAACAATCAAATATCAATAGATGTGCCATTTTTAAAATAATGAGCAAAATGAAGGGTGTGAGCGCAGTGGATACTGTTCTCACGAGATCAAAGCGCTAGAAAAAAGAGTTATTTTGTTAAAAATTGGTGCAATTGCACCAGTGGTGGGATTTTAAAGTGATGCACCGGCACGAGCGGCCTGATCATAAACACCTGCCAGCATGCGTAAGAGTTGGGCGGTATTTCCAATATCTTCATTGCTGATACCTGTCTCTAATAAGATCTCGATCAGGCAACGTTCACGTATCTCACGATATCGCTGACATAAAGCGACGCCAGACTCGGTGGCAGAGAAATAGACTTCTTTGCCGATTTTCTCACTGGAGAGATAATCCATTTTTACTAACTTCTTCAATGCATAAGACGCAATATGGGTATCTTCAATATTCAAAACAAAGCAAATATCAGCCAGTTTCTTTGCAGTGGCTCTGTGTGTAACATGGTGAATTAATTGAACTTCAAGTGATGTCATCTCTTTTTCACCGGCTGCAGACATACAGCGAATCATCCAGCGGTTGAAGGCGTTATGTAACACCGTCAGACCAAATTCAAACTCCGACAGCTCTCCGGCTCGCTCTGAAACCAGATGTGAAGACGAGACAATTTTAATGTTCTGCTCTGCCATAACGACTCCTTCCGTTGATGTCTCAGTGTAACACTGCATCGGTTGACTCTTTGTACTTTATATCTGTCGGCGTATGCTTTGATGTGATTATATCTATAAATTATCGATAAAATGTAATTGTGGCCTCGAAATTGCCTTTTCTGTTTGAAAAGGCTGTATTGCAACAGCGGAGGATCAGAATTGAAAAAAGAATCCGTCCAAATCTATTGGGTGAATGAACAAGCCATCACGATCCAGGCTCCAGCGCCCGTATCGTTAGAACAACAGCAGCGCATGTGGGCATTGGGTGCTTCTTTTCAGGCCAGAGATGGCATCACCGAAATTGTACCGGGCATGAATAATCTGACGCTGGCATTTGATGAGTCGCGGGTGGATGGCGAGTGCTTGATGCATGAATTGCAGCAAGGCTGGTGCACTATCAATGTTTCTGCTCAGTCTGGTCGACTGGTGGAGATTCCAGTGCGTTACGGAGGCGAGTGGGGGCCTGATCTGGCGGATATCGCTGCTCATACCGGATTGAATGTGGATGAGATTATTCGTATTCACAGTGAAGCTGAATACACCGTGTTTTTTATTGGATTTCAGCCGGGTTTTGCTTATTTAGGTGGTATGCCAGTAGAACTCACAACACCACGCCGTTCGTCACCAAGACAAGCTGTACCGGCTGGTTCAGTTGCTATTGGTGGCGCTCAGACGGGAATTTATCCAAAAACATCTCCGGGTGGATGGCAGATCCTAGGTCATACCGATGTCGTGTTGTTTGATCCGTCGAGAGATGAACCATCACTGTGGATGCCGGGTGACCGAGTGAAGTTTGTGGTGACGGAGGTGGCTCATGCCTGACAGCAAACTGATTGAAATTATACAGGCTGGTCCACTTGTGACAGTACAGGATTTAGGGCGCTATGGTTCGCGTCATCAGGGTGTCAGCCGTGCCGGAGCGTTAGATGGTTTGTCATTACGGATTGCCAATCGACTGGTCGGGAATGCTGATGATGCCGCTGGGCTTGAGATGTTATTCGGCAATACGCGAATTCGTTTTTTAAAAGAAATCTGGTTTGCATTGGCGGGGTGTGAATGTTTCGCCACCTTGAATGGCAAGCCGGTTCATCTGGGCTGGACGAAGCGAGCTCGGGCTGGTGACGAACTCTTCATCAATATGCCCCGCAACGGTTTGTGTGCTTATCTGGCATTCGATGGTGGCATTGTTGTACCAGTTTTGATGAGCTCTCGGGCAACGGATGTGCAAGGCGGTTTTGGCGGCTGGCAGGGGCGTAAATTACAAAACGGTGATCTATTACCAATTGGTAAGAAAAATCCGAAACAGCTGAAAACGCGTGGTGTATTACTGCCGGTCCTGAATCAGGTGGTACGTGTGTTAGCTGGCCCGGAGGCAGAACAATTTGAACCATCGGTCCAGGATGCTTTTTTCTCTCAGGGCTGGAAGATCACGGCAGACAGTAACCGAATGGGATTTCGTCTGGAAGGCGACACGCTGCACCGTCGTGAATCGGGTGATCTCCTATCGCATGGTGTTTTCCCTGGCACGATTCAGGTACCACCGAACGGTCAACCAATCATTCTGGCTGCAGAAGCTCAAGCAACGGGCGGTTATCCACGAATTGCCAGCGTGATTCAATCCGATCTGTGGAAATTAGGGCAATTACGGCCTGGCGCCTTTGTTCATTTCGAGAAAGTGAGTCTAACTGAGGCTGTGCAAGCGAAACAACAGCAACAACTTTATCTGACCCGCATCTCTCTGGCGTTGTCGGCAAAAACATAGACTAGGGATACAGAAATGGCACAAGTTGACTTAAATTGCGATATGGGAGAAAGCTTCGGCGCTTACCAAATGGGCACCGATCTGCAGATTATGCCGCTGGTGAGTTCGGCCAATATCGCCTGCGGATTTCATGCGGGTGATCCGAGCGTGATGCATAAAACACTGGCGGCTGCAGTTGCACAAGGTGTTGCCATTGGTGCGCATCCGGGCTTACCTGATTTAGTCGGGTTTGGTCGCCGGAATATGCAGATCACCCCTTTGGACGCCTATGACATGGTGGTGTATCAGGTCGGCGCTTTAGCTGGGTTTGCAAAGGCCGCAGGTGTGAGTCTGCATCATGTCAAACCGCATGGCGCACTTTATAACATGGCAGCAAAAGATCGTGCATTAGCTGATGCGATTGCTCGCGCTGTGCGAGATATCGATGCCTCTCTGGTGTTGTATGGCTTGGCTGGCAGCGAACTCATTCGTGCTGGTGAAGCTGCTGGCCTGAAAGTGGCGAGTGAAGTGTTTGCCGATCGTTCTTATCAGGCTGATGGTTCATTGACACCTCGTTCACATCCAAATGCCCTGCTGGAATCGGATGAAGACGCGGTGAAGCAGGTACTGACGATGGTCACGGAAAACCGCGTGAAGGCAGTCACAGGGGAGTGGGTTGAACTTGAAGCAAACACCATCTGTATTCATGGCGATGGTGCACATGCCTTGAGCTTTGCACACAAAGTGAAAGCAGCGCTGCTACAGGCTGGTGTGGAAATTAAAGCAATGTATGCCTTTCCCACTTGAAGTCGCAACGGAGCTGGCAGCGTTCATTCCCCCAATTACATAGTTTATTTATGCTCATGGGGTCTCTTCACTTGCCACCCCCTGCGGCTCCAAGTTGTTTGGGGATGGTTCAATTGAGAGCAATCATGAGTGGGTCATCATCGCTTTCATCATCTTCTCGACTCTAGTGTTTGCGCAAGTAGCACAGTCGATATTTAGTCACGACGAAGTGGCTGGCACATGCAATGTACGCCGCCGCCACCTTTGGTGATCATATTGATATCCGGGTCAAAAACGGTGAGCCCGTGTGCAAGGCACTGCTCTTTTAAGGTTTTACTTTCTGCGGGTAACAGCACGCGCTCGTTACCCAAAGAAACGATATTGCAACCCAGTTCCATCGCATCTTTATAGGGCACATCGATGAAGTCGATATTTTTTTGCTTCAGCCAAGCGAGCACATCATCGGGTAATACAGCAGAACAGACTGCGGCTAGCTTATCGGCCACCATGACGCATTGCACATCCATATGCAGGAAGTGTGGGTCAAAGCGGCCAATTTTAAATTCCCAGCCCTCTTTTTCAAACCAGCCCTTAACTTGTTCGGCTCCCGCGAGACTGGTGCGTTCTCCAGAGCAACCGCACAGCACTGCACCGGGCTCAATCAACATAAAATCGCCGCCTTCAAAAGTGCCGGCGCTGACCACATCAAAAATAGGGATCTCTTTTTCGCGATAAAAATTCAGCACCGAAATCCATTCTGCCCGACGCCATGGGCTATACATT includes these proteins:
- the pxpB gene encoding 5-oxoprolinase subunit PxpB, with amino-acid sequence MKKESVQIYWVNEQAITIQAPAPVSLEQQQRMWALGASFQARDGITEIVPGMNNLTLAFDESRVDGECLMHELQQGWCTINVSAQSGRLVEIPVRYGGEWGPDLADIAAHTGLNVDEIIRIHSEAEYTVFFIGFQPGFAYLGGMPVELTTPRRSSPRQAVPAGSVAIGGAQTGIYPKTSPGGWQILGHTDVVLFDPSRDEPSLWMPGDRVKFVVTEVAHA
- a CDS encoding biotin-dependent carboxyltransferase family protein codes for the protein MPDSKLIEIIQAGPLVTVQDLGRYGSRHQGVSRAGALDGLSLRIANRLVGNADDAAGLEMLFGNTRIRFLKEIWFALAGCECFATLNGKPVHLGWTKRARAGDELFINMPRNGLCAYLAFDGGIVVPVLMSSRATDVQGGFGGWQGRKLQNGDLLPIGKKNPKQLKTRGVLLPVLNQVVRVLAGPEAEQFEPSVQDAFFSQGWKITADSNRMGFRLEGDTLHRRESGDLLSHGVFPGTIQVPPNGQPIILAAEAQATGGYPRIASVIQSDLWKLGQLRPGAFVHFEKVSLTEAVQAKQQQQLYLTRISLALSAKT
- a CDS encoding dimethylarginine dimethylaminohydrolase family protein; this encodes MNGFLQSRQINGGTPTLKEWGINSETGVLRDVLVGSIDHFSWRDGNATSRRHMRDGVQFDTAVAKAQYQEMLDVYRQADVNVHILPAQADQPYSIYARDSSVMTPWGPIISQMYSPWRRAEWISVLNFYREKEIPIFDVVSAGTFEGGDFMLIEPGAVLCGCSGERTSLAGAEQVKGWFEKEGWEFKIGRFDPHFLHMDVQCVMVADKLAAVCSAVLPDDVLAWLKQKNIDFIDVPYKDAMELGCNIVSLGNERVLLPAESKTLKEQCLAHGLTVFDPDINMITKGGGGVHCMCQPLRRD
- a CDS encoding LamB/YcsF family protein, which produces MAQVDLNCDMGESFGAYQMGTDLQIMPLVSSANIACGFHAGDPSVMHKTLAAAVAQGVAIGAHPGLPDLVGFGRRNMQITPLDAYDMVVYQVGALAGFAKAAGVSLHHVKPHGALYNMAAKDRALADAIARAVRDIDASLVLYGLAGSELIRAGEAAGLKVASEVFADRSYQADGSLTPRSHPNALLESDEDAVKQVLTMVTENRVKAVTGEWVELEANTICIHGDGAHALSFAHKVKAALLQAGVEIKAMYAFPT
- a CDS encoding winged helix DNA-binding protein produces the protein MAEQNIKIVSSSHLVSERAGELSEFEFGLTVLHNAFNRWMIRCMSAAGEKEMTSLEVQLIHHVTHRATAKKLADICFVLNIEDTHIASYALKKLVKMDYLSSEKIGKEVYFSATESGVALCQRYREIRERCLIEILLETGISNEDIGNTAQLLRMLAGVYDQAARAGASL